The following proteins come from a genomic window of Elusimicrobiota bacterium:
- the aspS gene encoding aspartate--tRNA ligase, with translation MVKRTLYCGQVRPEHIEKTITLAGWVHNRRDHGGVLFIDLRDREGLVQLVFHPERKDVFAQGEGLRGEAVIEVTGVVKPRPAGTENPHMPTGGVEVWVESLEVLNTSRVPPFEISEHCNASEDVRLQYRYLDLRRPPLQKNLILRHRVTQAARDFLTAAGFLELETPFLTKSTPEGARDFLVPSRLAPGSFYALPQSPQLFKQLFMVAGFDRYYQIARCFRDEDLRADRQPEFTQIDLEMSFVDVDDVVALVEGLIQAAFRAAGREVVVPFPRLSYDEAMRRFGSDKPDLRFGMEIQDVSSVFSKTGFQVFAKALAAGGVVRALCFPGGAALSRTEIDKLTDWVKTFGAKGLAWLKMTPQGPESSIAKFLSEGELAALPKAVGANTGDILFFGAGPALDVAAYLGPLRVELARRAGWTKTDGVFKFLWVMDFPLMEYSAEDKKWNAVHHPFTRPAAEDEAALLAGTPPAAERLSAMRSRAYDIVLNGTEIGGGSIRIHRTVLQAKIFELLGISPESARAKFGFLLDALDFGAPPHGGLALGLDRLVALLSGEDSIRDVIAFPKTQKGADPMSGAPSAVDEAQLLKELTLKIARVPAPPPAR, from the coding sequence ATCGTGAAACGAACCCTTTATTGCGGCCAAGTGCGGCCGGAGCACATCGAAAAAACGATCACCCTCGCGGGTTGGGTCCACAACCGGCGGGACCACGGCGGGGTGCTCTTCATCGACCTGCGGGACCGCGAAGGGTTGGTCCAGCTGGTGTTCCACCCGGAGCGCAAAGATGTTTTTGCCCAGGGCGAGGGGTTGCGCGGCGAAGCCGTCATTGAAGTGACCGGCGTCGTCAAACCCCGCCCGGCGGGGACGGAAAACCCCCACATGCCGACGGGAGGCGTCGAAGTCTGGGTGGAATCGCTCGAAGTCTTGAACACAAGCCGGGTGCCCCCTTTCGAGATTTCGGAGCATTGCAACGCCTCGGAAGACGTGCGCCTTCAGTACCGCTACCTGGACCTGCGCCGGCCCCCCCTGCAGAAAAACCTCATTTTGCGCCACCGCGTCACCCAGGCCGCCCGGGATTTTCTGACGGCCGCCGGTTTCCTGGAATTGGAGACGCCGTTCCTCACCAAGTCCACCCCCGAGGGGGCCCGCGATTTTCTCGTGCCCTCGCGGCTCGCGCCGGGGTCGTTTTACGCCCTGCCCCAGTCGCCGCAGCTTTTCAAGCAATTGTTTATGGTCGCGGGGTTCGATCGCTATTACCAAATCGCGCGCTGTTTCCGCGACGAGGACCTGCGGGCCGATCGTCAGCCGGAGTTCACCCAAATCGATCTCGAAATGTCTTTTGTCGATGTCGACGACGTCGTGGCGTTGGTCGAGGGGTTGATCCAGGCGGCGTTCCGCGCGGCCGGCCGGGAGGTGGTCGTCCCCTTCCCCCGGCTCTCTTACGACGAGGCCATGCGGCGCTTCGGCTCCGACAAGCCGGATCTCCGCTTCGGCATGGAGATCCAGGACGTTTCATCGGTGTTTTCCAAAACCGGGTTTCAAGTGTTCGCCAAGGCCCTGGCCGCCGGCGGCGTCGTGCGCGCCCTGTGTTTTCCCGGCGGGGCCGCTCTGTCGCGGACGGAGATCGACAAGCTGACCGATTGGGTGAAGACTTTCGGCGCCAAGGGGCTGGCCTGGCTGAAAATGACGCCCCAGGGTCCCGAGTCGTCGATCGCAAAATTCCTGAGCGAAGGGGAACTCGCCGCCCTGCCGAAGGCCGTCGGCGCGAACACGGGCGACATCCTTTTCTTCGGGGCGGGACCGGCGCTCGACGTCGCGGCCTATCTGGGACCCTTGCGCGTGGAATTGGCCCGCCGCGCGGGCTGGACCAAGACGGACGGTGTTTTCAAATTCCTTTGGGTCATGGACTTCCCCTTGATGGAATACAGCGCCGAGGACAAAAAATGGAACGCCGTCCACCACCCCTTCACCCGCCCCGCCGCGGAGGACGAAGCCGCGTTGCTGGCGGGGACCCCCCCGGCCGCCGAGCGGCTGTCGGCGATGCGTTCGCGCGCCTACGACATTGTTTTGAACGGCACGGAAATCGGCGGCGGCTCCATCCGGATCCATCGCACGGTCCTGCAGGCGAAGATTTTTGAATTGTTGGGCATTTCGCCGGAGTCGGCCCGGGCCAAGTTCGGCTTTTTGCTCGACGCGCTGGATTTCGGCGCGCCGCCCCACGGCGGTTTGGCCTTGGGGTTGGACCGCCTGGTGGCGCTGCTTTCCGGCGAGGATTCCATTCGCGACGTCATCGCCTTCCCCAAAACCCAAAAGGGCGCGGACCCCATGAGCGGGGCCCCCTCGGCCGTGGACGAGGCTCAGTTGCTCAAAGAATTGACCCTCAAAATCGCCCGGGTCCCGGCCCCGCCCCCGGCGCGTTGA
- a CDS encoding histidine--tRNA ligase: MSRPSAPRGTRDLFGDEVRLFRRIEERAADCFRLYGYEELRTPVFENVDLFRRAVGDTTDIVEKEMYVFEDRGGRPLALRPEGTAGVVRAYLEHAWDQSAPVKKLFYSGPMFRAERPQAGRYREFRQTGGEFFGNASPEADAETLLLMRDILAAAGLPKGAATFGVNSLGCAVCRPAFRDALRAYLEPKKAGFCENCQRRLAVNPLRVLDCKGDGPALADAPVTTDHLCADCRSHHGRVLELLRAAELAFAPAPRLVRGLDYYTRTVFEVTAPGLGAQDALGAGGRYDGLVKSLGGPDTPAVGFAFGVDRVARALAAQNVLVAGPRRVFIAQMGAGTADAAFRLADELRGGGLWEAASLAVEVGAPGKSLKSQFRAADGWGAAWVVLVGEDELKKQTVILKDLRAGAQREVPLARAATAVLETIAAEKPS; encoded by the coding sequence TTGAGCCGTCCCTCGGCGCCCCGGGGCACCCGGGACCTGTTCGGCGACGAAGTCCGGTTGTTCCGGCGCATCGAAGAGCGGGCCGCCGACTGCTTCCGCCTTTACGGGTACGAAGAACTGCGCACGCCCGTTTTTGAAAACGTCGATCTCTTTCGCCGGGCGGTGGGCGACACCACCGACATCGTTGAAAAGGAGATGTACGTTTTCGAGGACCGGGGCGGGCGCCCCCTGGCGTTGCGCCCCGAGGGCACCGCCGGCGTGGTGCGCGCCTATTTGGAGCACGCCTGGGACCAGAGCGCGCCGGTGAAAAAACTTTTCTACAGCGGCCCCATGTTTCGGGCGGAGCGGCCCCAGGCCGGCCGGTACCGGGAATTCCGTCAAACGGGCGGCGAGTTTTTCGGCAACGCTTCTCCCGAGGCCGACGCCGAAACCCTGCTCCTCATGCGGGACATTTTGGCGGCCGCCGGCCTGCCCAAGGGCGCGGCCACCTTTGGGGTCAACTCCCTGGGGTGCGCCGTGTGCCGTCCGGCTTTTCGAGACGCCCTGCGCGCCTATTTGGAGCCCAAGAAAGCCGGCTTTTGCGAAAATTGCCAGCGCCGGCTGGCGGTCAACCCGCTGCGCGTTCTGGACTGCAAAGGGGACGGACCGGCCCTGGCCGACGCCCCGGTCACGACCGACCATTTGTGCGCCGATTGCCGGTCCCATCACGGGCGCGTTCTCGAATTGTTGCGGGCGGCCGAATTGGCCTTCGCGCCGGCCCCCCGGCTGGTGCGCGGGTTGGATTACTACACCCGAACGGTTTTTGAGGTGACGGCCCCCGGTTTGGGGGCGCAGGACGCCCTCGGGGCCGGCGGCCGCTACGACGGTTTGGTCAAGTCCTTGGGCGGCCCGGACACCCCGGCCGTGGGGTTCGCCTTCGGCGTGGATCGCGTGGCCCGCGCCCTCGCGGCGCAAAACGTGCTCGTGGCGGGGCCGCGCCGGGTCTTCATCGCCCAGATGGGCGCGGGCACGGCCGACGCGGCGTTCCGCTTGGCCGATGAACTGCGCGGGGGGGGCCTGTGGGAAGCCGCGTCCCTGGCCGTCGAGGTCGGCGCCCCGGGCAAAAGTCTCAAGTCCCAATTTCGCGCGGCCGACGGTTGGGGCGCGGCGTGGGTGGTGTTGGTCGGCGAAGACGAATTAAAAAAACAAACGGTGATCCTCAAAGACCTCCGGGCCGGAGCCCAGCGCGAAGTGCCCCTCGCGCGGGCCGCGACCGCGGTTTTGGAGACGATCGCGGCGGAGAAACCATCGTGA
- the bamA gene encoding outer membrane protein assembly factor BamA: MKISLGRVVALAAALWIALAVAPRAETPATIGEVVAEGTRFAKPRAVLSKIKARKGDPVTDPAFRADVDRLLETGLYEDVQVAVEELPGQKSAEGGPVVRVVFRVQERPVIRRVDFKGNKALSTTKLSETLASKVDEAYDRFKAAQDVSKILSQYRDEGHLDAKAESYTSLDPRTNKVILTFFIDEGRRVIVREVRVEGVSHFSARQVRRKLKKTRQKKVFKEDVLDDDLRALVNAYRNAGYLEVKVDASRRDFTEDRAGVALTLAVTEGRRYTVGDVTFAGATLFSENELRRAVTLKNGALYEQTLMDETQRNLQDLYADKGYLRAEVVPTTDPRPLDGVTGTVNLRFDIAESSVVRVDRIYVDGNTYTKENVVRREVLLKPGDVFSAGKMRRSVEAIYNLGFLDDVQVDLQQPRSPDLADVVFSVKEGKPGILSAGAGYSSLDGMVGTVQVQHINFLGRAQRINVMWEFGRKRQNYELGWTDPWFLGRRMSLGADLFDTVRTLPFNGNSFAYKKGNRGFGLRLGPRLTDRLSLIENYNYERVRVFDIDAEFQTNTNPDLVIKPSDDIKSAFTTGIVYDNRDNYFDASRGGRYFATVQTAGGPFGGDLNFYKPEISAAHYFPTFWKFVLTLSARGSYVSEFPPTKELPISELFRIGGVDTVRGYDIGEVGVDGGKIYTVLNAEYKFPLVQENKRTVLQGAVFADLGGAWTNREDITWAIGSQPNQMRAGVGFGIRFKTPVFPIRLDWGWGLNRPADEPKSEFYFTIGNIF; this comes from the coding sequence ATGAAAATCTCATTGGGACGCGTCGTCGCCCTGGCGGCCGCGCTGTGGATCGCCCTGGCCGTCGCGCCGCGGGCCGAAACCCCCGCCACCATCGGCGAAGTCGTGGCCGAGGGCACGCGGTTCGCGAAACCGCGCGCGGTTCTCTCCAAGATCAAGGCGCGCAAGGGCGACCCCGTGACCGACCCCGCCTTCCGGGCGGATGTGGACCGACTCCTGGAAACCGGGCTCTACGAGGACGTGCAAGTCGCCGTGGAGGAATTGCCGGGCCAAAAAAGCGCCGAAGGCGGTCCGGTGGTGCGCGTGGTGTTCCGCGTTCAGGAACGGCCGGTCATCCGCCGCGTCGACTTCAAGGGCAACAAGGCCCTTTCCACCACCAAATTGTCGGAAACGCTCGCCTCCAAGGTGGACGAGGCCTACGACCGGTTCAAAGCGGCCCAGGACGTTTCCAAAATTCTCTCGCAATACCGGGACGAAGGCCATCTGGACGCCAAGGCGGAATCCTACACCTCCCTCGACCCCCGGACCAACAAGGTTATCCTGACGTTTTTTATCGACGAAGGGCGCCGCGTGATCGTCCGCGAAGTGCGGGTGGAGGGGGTGTCCCATTTCTCGGCTCGCCAGGTGCGCCGAAAACTGAAGAAGACGCGGCAAAAAAAAGTTTTTAAAGAAGACGTCCTGGACGATGATTTGCGGGCTTTGGTGAACGCCTACCGCAACGCCGGGTATTTGGAGGTCAAAGTCGACGCGAGCCGGCGCGACTTCACCGAAGACCGCGCGGGGGTCGCCCTCACGCTCGCGGTCACCGAAGGGCGACGCTACACGGTGGGGGACGTGACTTTTGCGGGGGCGACCCTTTTTAGCGAAAACGAGCTTCGCCGGGCCGTCACTCTAAAAAACGGCGCGCTTTACGAACAAACCTTGATGGACGAAACCCAGCGCAATCTGCAGGATCTCTACGCCGACAAAGGCTATTTGCGCGCGGAGGTGGTCCCCACCACGGACCCCCGCCCGTTGGACGGCGTCACGGGCACCGTGAATCTGCGTTTCGACATCGCCGAGAGCTCGGTCGTGCGGGTCGACCGGATCTACGTGGACGGCAACACCTACACGAAGGAGAACGTGGTCCGCCGCGAGGTCTTGCTGAAACCCGGGGATGTGTTTTCCGCCGGAAAGATGCGAAGGTCCGTGGAGGCGATTTACAACCTGGGCTTTTTGGACGACGTCCAGGTGGACCTCCAACAGCCCCGCTCGCCCGATTTGGCCGACGTGGTCTTCAGCGTGAAAGAAGGGAAGCCCGGCATCCTTTCCGCGGGGGCGGGATACTCCAGCTTGGACGGCATGGTGGGGACGGTGCAGGTGCAGCACATCAATTTCCTGGGACGGGCGCAGCGGATCAACGTGATGTGGGAATTCGGCCGCAAGCGGCAGAATTACGAGCTCGGTTGGACGGACCCGTGGTTCCTGGGCCGGCGCATGAGTCTGGGCGCCGATCTTTTCGACACCGTGCGCACCCTGCCCTTCAACGGGAACAGTTTCGCCTACAAAAAAGGCAACCGCGGTTTCGGGTTGCGCCTCGGGCCCCGGCTGACGGATCGGTTGTCCCTCATTGAAAACTACAACTACGAGCGGGTCCGGGTGTTCGACATCGACGCGGAATTCCAGACCAACACCAACCCCGACCTGGTGATCAAACCCTCCGACGACATCAAGTCGGCCTTCACCACGGGCATCGTCTACGACAACCGCGACAATTATTTCGACGCGTCCCGGGGCGGCCGTTACTTCGCCACCGTCCAGACGGCCGGCGGGCCTTTCGGCGGCGATTTGAATTTCTACAAGCCCGAGATCTCCGCCGCGCACTACTTCCCGACGTTTTGGAAATTCGTCCTCACCCTGTCCGCGCGGGGGTCCTACGTGAGCGAATTCCCGCCCACGAAGGAACTGCCGATCTCCGAGCTCTTCCGGATCGGCGGCGTCGACACGGTGCGGGGCTACGACATCGGGGAGGTCGGGGTGGACGGGGGAAAAATCTACACCGTTCTCAACGCCGAGTACAAATTCCCCCTGGTTCAAGAGAACAAACGGACGGTGCTGCAGGGGGCCGTCTTCGCCGATTTGGGCGGGGCTTGGACGAACCGCGAAGACATCACCTGGGCCATCGGTTCCCAGCCGAACCAGATGCGGGCCGGCGTGGGGTTCGGCATTCGCTTCAAAACGCCGGTCTTTCCCATTCGTTTGGACTGGGGGTGGGGCCTCAATCGTCCCGCCGACGAGCCGAAGAGCGAATTTTACTTCACCATCGGGAATATTTTTTGA
- a CDS encoding translocation/assembly module TamB domain-containing protein has product MRWRAPLGLILFLLALLVGWATWARPRVEDRAGPWVEATLSRLTGRPVSVGVVRIHPLLLSASVDRVRVGAPEAPIFTCRRWTIRTVFSSEPMPFSVLFFGPGRSRVEAPVWRGGGSAVGSGPPLNWRSLPYHRVSWTGGDFEIPTGPGRPPLRLAGVDGELGLSPGGGVLRVRGTGDPGRWWMDVGVADSLRVTPLFSGRGRLVLEDVDLGVIAPFWPNDWGAVVGRAGVDVSIAIQDYSPGPSVGRPRWARMTPKGEIRFKDARWRPRESTPRDWGVPLSGRVTLEGSRLRFHDTGVLDGLRLSGSVEGLTKTARLDLALSARDWGVENLRRSGFTAFRPLPPAGRVDGEVVISGTLEKPELAWRASLKGLGVPGAVLPPLEATGTWRNDWFSTRVNGLSGTVDVDGTLAVSSVPASGGPLLWAVKASGLSLDDVAAVNGWSRVRGRVDGALSLLRPGSGGTDRPRAEGRLRIEGFEWGLHRETAPVEGRLILDDRGLRVTGAGGGLRLNVERAGDDWRIESLDYRAGALHLWGAGFLSDAEGRLGLRGGVEGLAATDFPPIGSRFPDAQGAFSADGRWTGRWTSPVFDGTVRLDALRWRPGGLVHNIRAEVHGESKAFRIERLEVDDVLTAAGEWSAGRSRWRARLTPTPVERLLDFQKDTGSLRGIVSGEIELETGRRPGWEGAARLDWRDGGVGPWSAESATARLVFAGDTVTLESFDARQRGGGRLTAQAVAVREREIGGGRPTAWRGTASGEALNFGAGRRAWTSRWTAQARHEWRTARTSWTVVSPGARCGDVDLGALAVQGRWTPTAWGVDDARSSRGAVGFFAVQGASRTLLGQWRAAGVDPRALWPKVPFPADWRRGEVGSEGTLGGTWDRPRAAGRVVGRADWRDVSVRAEGRFAWENDSLAVDALTASFEDGGVVVASGTVGASPAPGVGWSHRPVSLKARVESVRLEGLFRSLSLPRGWRTALTGALEGAGTGLDFRADGRFAAAGATAAGEAWTGGARVRFASRTFTLEDVLVHTSEGRWGLANGARAVRRDAGWDVDLINQMRNIRLGPLRFFGDLRVAGRWDAAGASARLVAQPLWVNQRRYEQSLTRVSWRPGEIRFSAVPGDPTTLEGSVNLSAWPRVVMDNIVLRDRGARRLGVSGVWSPTEWDFRLDAVDVGAETLLSLANADWPVTGFWNVRLRGQGSAAAPDVAAEIQGRDGRVGAWPYDRLEAAAQWRGDAVDLRRLRLSRRNGYVLTGEGRLPIRTGDDAAVPPTLRLSLTNGRLQMLPDVWAPCLWAKGSFAGALDLGVGPDGLPRAMGALDLRDGRLAARAYTPRVNDLNARFVLKDGRVWVEGARARVGRGGVELTGSVGLAGFGPADYDLRLRTVGDRGARVEVPQLSVRPGPLLSRWASVAEKLKGVSQGEPRFDLRLDGPHGAHRLTGDVFLERTQFTFPPSEKPRALRGPRWWRELWRVAEWNVVFHAGKNTWYGNEYIDAALSGDLRLAGHRKAWRASGKIETEEGSIRYLGQSFNVTRGVFEMITDTRPGVGFGPSIPYVSGQAEKTVTSLDTRGFAVNDTVTMVVDRAPLGEIQPRFVSRNNPDMKTERVAMRALGLSGDQQITSEERDQLLRAGLVQLLGASASPLALRLAKNFGIDMITTIYEPPETLETPGGATPSTAEDKTARTGELVDYLRGAGAAARIRVTDRLFGVYKVKWDEAQNQFFFRDEIELVYRVMGSLYARAGTELDSERLLGQPPERRVALENQWRFGFPRRKKQTSEDKK; this is encoded by the coding sequence ATGCGTTGGCGCGCGCCCCTCGGACTGATCCTCTTCCTGCTGGCCCTTCTGGTCGGTTGGGCCACCTGGGCCCGCCCGCGGGTCGAAGACCGCGCGGGACCCTGGGTGGAGGCGACTTTGTCGCGGCTCACCGGCCGCCCCGTTTCCGTCGGCGTTGTCCGAATTCATCCCCTCCTCCTCTCGGCTTCCGTTGACCGCGTGCGCGTCGGCGCGCCCGAGGCGCCCATTTTCACCTGTCGCCGCTGGACGATCCGCACCGTTTTCTCCTCCGAACCCATGCCTTTTTCGGTTTTGTTTTTTGGTCCCGGCCGATCCCGGGTGGAGGCTCCCGTCTGGCGGGGCGGTGGGTCCGCGGTGGGGAGCGGTCCCCCGTTGAACTGGCGGTCCCTTCCCTATCACCGTGTTTCCTGGACCGGGGGGGATTTCGAGATTCCCACGGGGCCCGGGCGCCCGCCGCTGCGTCTGGCCGGTGTCGACGGGGAACTCGGCCTCTCCCCCGGCGGGGGGGTCCTGCGCGTGCGTGGGACGGGGGACCCGGGGCGCTGGTGGATGGACGTCGGCGTGGCCGATTCCCTGCGCGTCACGCCTTTGTTTTCGGGGCGCGGCCGTTTGGTTTTGGAAGATGTTGATCTGGGTGTGATCGCTCCTTTCTGGCCGAACGATTGGGGCGCTGTGGTGGGGCGCGCGGGGGTGGATGTGTCCATCGCGATCCAAGACTATTCTCCGGGGCCTTCCGTGGGACGGCCCCGCTGGGCCCGGATGACCCCGAAGGGAGAAATACGATTTAAGGACGCCCGCTGGCGACCACGCGAGTCCACCCCCCGGGATTGGGGGGTCCCCTTGAGCGGCCGCGTCACTTTGGAAGGGTCCCGGCTTCGCTTCCACGACACGGGGGTGTTGGACGGCTTGCGCCTGTCGGGGTCGGTCGAGGGGTTGACGAAAACGGCTCGGCTCGATCTGGCCCTTTCGGCCCGGGATTGGGGGGTGGAGAATCTTCGTCGATCCGGGTTCACGGCGTTTCGCCCTCTCCCCCCGGCGGGACGCGTGGACGGCGAGGTTGTCATTTCCGGAACCCTGGAGAAACCCGAACTCGCTTGGCGAGCCAGCCTGAAAGGTTTGGGGGTGCCGGGGGCGGTCCTGCCGCCGTTGGAAGCCACCGGGACCTGGCGCAACGATTGGTTTTCAACGCGTGTGAACGGTCTTTCCGGGACGGTGGATGTGGACGGCACCCTCGCCGTCTCCTCCGTTCCCGCCTCGGGCGGGCCCCTTTTGTGGGCGGTCAAAGCGAGCGGTCTTTCCCTGGACGACGTGGCGGCGGTCAACGGTTGGTCGCGGGTGCGGGGCCGGGTGGACGGGGCCTTGTCTTTGCTGCGCCCCGGTTCGGGAGGGACGGACCGCCCCCGCGCCGAAGGACGGCTTCGCATCGAAGGGTTTGAATGGGGGCTCCACCGGGAAACAGCGCCGGTGGAGGGGCGTCTAATCTTGGACGATCGCGGCCTGCGCGTGACGGGCGCGGGCGGCGGGTTGCGCCTCAACGTCGAGCGGGCGGGCGACGATTGGCGGATCGAATCGCTGGATTACCGCGCGGGGGCCCTCCACCTGTGGGGCGCGGGGTTCCTGAGCGACGCCGAAGGGCGACTGGGGTTGCGCGGCGGCGTCGAAGGTTTGGCCGCCACGGATTTCCCGCCCATCGGGAGCCGTTTCCCCGACGCGCAAGGGGCTTTTTCCGCCGACGGCCGTTGGACCGGGCGATGGACGTCCCCGGTTTTTGACGGGACGGTTCGGTTGGACGCGCTTCGCTGGCGTCCGGGCGGCCTGGTCCACAATATCCGCGCGGAAGTCCACGGGGAATCCAAAGCGTTCCGCATCGAACGCCTGGAGGTGGACGACGTGTTGACCGCCGCGGGCGAATGGTCCGCGGGGCGGAGCCGATGGCGCGCGCGATTGACCCCCACCCCCGTGGAGCGTTTGCTGGATTTTCAAAAGGACACCGGATCCCTCCGGGGCATCGTTTCCGGGGAGATTGAATTGGAAACGGGGCGGCGTCCCGGTTGGGAAGGGGCGGCGCGCCTCGATTGGAGGGACGGCGGCGTGGGCCCGTGGTCCGCGGAGAGCGCGACGGCGCGTTTGGTTTTTGCCGGGGACACGGTAACCTTGGAGTCCTTCGACGCGCGGCAGCGCGGGGGCGGGCGTTTGACGGCCCAGGCCGTCGCCGTTCGCGAAAGGGAAATCGGCGGCGGAAGGCCGACCGCCTGGCGGGGAACCGCTTCCGGCGAGGCGCTCAACTTCGGCGCCGGCCGCCGCGCATGGACCTCCCGTTGGACCGCCCAGGCCCGCCACGAATGGCGCACCGCCCGGACCTCCTGGACCGTGGTGTCGCCGGGGGCGAGGTGCGGCGATGTGGACCTGGGGGCCTTGGCGGTCCAAGGGCGCTGGACGCCCACCGCCTGGGGGGTGGACGACGCGCGATCTTCGCGCGGCGCGGTGGGATTCTTCGCCGTCCAAGGCGCCAGCCGAACGCTCCTCGGCCAATGGCGGGCCGCCGGCGTCGATCCGAGGGCTTTGTGGCCGAAGGTGCCATTCCCCGCGGATTGGCGGCGGGGGGAAGTGGGCAGCGAGGGAACCTTGGGCGGAACGTGGGACCGGCCGCGCGCCGCCGGGCGCGTTGTCGGCCGGGCGGACTGGCGGGACGTTTCGGTCCGCGCCGAGGGCCGCTTCGCCTGGGAGAACGATTCGCTCGCCGTGGACGCTCTGACGGCGTCGTTCGAGGACGGGGGCGTGGTGGTGGCTTCCGGAACCGTCGGGGCGAGTCCGGCCCCCGGCGTGGGGTGGTCCCACCGACCCGTGTCTTTGAAAGCGCGGGTGGAAAGCGTGCGGTTGGAGGGTTTGTTTCGAAGCCTTTCTTTGCCCCGGGGGTGGCGCACCGCCCTGACGGGCGCCCTGGAAGGGGCGGGCACCGGTTTGGATTTCCGCGCCGACGGGCGTTTCGCCGCCGCGGGGGCGACCGCCGCGGGCGAAGCCTGGACAGGGGGCGCGCGGGTCCGCTTCGCCTCGCGCACGTTCACGTTGGAGGATGTGCTCGTTCACACCAGCGAAGGGCGTTGGGGCTTGGCCAACGGCGCCCGGGCGGTGCGGCGGGACGCGGGGTGGGACGTCGATCTCATCAACCAAATGCGAAACATTCGGTTGGGGCCGCTGCGGTTTTTTGGCGATTTGCGCGTGGCGGGCCGGTGGGACGCCGCGGGCGCGTCGGCGCGACTCGTCGCGCAACCCCTGTGGGTGAATCAGCGGCGCTACGAGCAGTCGCTCACGCGCGTCTCCTGGCGACCCGGGGAAATACGTTTTTCGGCCGTTCCGGGAGACCCCACGACCCTGGAAGGGTCCGTGAATCTGTCCGCCTGGCCCCGGGTGGTGATGGACAACATCGTTTTGCGGGACCGGGGCGCGCGCCGCCTGGGGGTTTCCGGCGTTTGGTCGCCGACGGAATGGGATTTCCGGTTGGACGCCGTCGACGTCGGCGCGGAAACCCTTTTGTCCCTCGCGAACGCCGATTGGCCGGTGACGGGTTTTTGGAACGTGCGCTTGCGCGGCCAGGGCAGCGCCGCCGCGCCGGACGTGGCGGCCGAAATTCAGGGCCGGGACGGGCGGGTGGGGGCGTGGCCCTACGACCGTTTGGAGGCCGCGGCCCAGTGGCGGGGGGACGCCGTGGACTTGCGGCGATTGCGCCTTTCCCGACGCAACGGATATGTGTTGACGGGCGAAGGCCGGTTGCCGATCCGGACGGGCGACGACGCCGCGGTTCCGCCGACCTTGCGGTTGTCTTTGACCAACGGGCGCCTCCAAATGCTGCCCGACGTCTGGGCGCCGTGCCTTTGGGCCAAGGGGTCCTTCGCGGGCGCCCTCGACCTGGGTGTGGGCCCCGACGGCCTTCCCCGGGCGATGGGAGCCCTTGACCTTCGCGACGGACGTCTGGCCGCGCGCGCCTACACCCCGCGCGTGAACGATTTGAACGCCCGGTTCGTATTGAAGGACGGCCGAGTTTGGGTGGAGGGCGCCCGCGCCCGGGTGGGCCGGGGGGGCGTGGAATTGACCGGTTCCGTCGGATTGGCTGGGTTCGGCCCCGCGGATTACGATTTGCGCTTGCGCACCGTGGGGGACCGCGGGGCGCGCGTCGAAGTGCCGCAATTGTCGGTGCGGCCCGGCCCGCTTTTGAGCCGCTGGGCCTCCGTGGCCGAAAAGCTCAAGGGGGTTTCCCAAGGGGAACCCCGTTTCGACCTTCGTCTCGACGGTCCCCACGGCGCGCACCGCCTGACGGGCGACGTTTTTCTGGAGCGCACCCAATTCACGTTTCCGCCATCGGAAAAGCCCCGGGCGCTGCGGGGGCCGCGCTGGTGGCGGGAGCTGTGGCGCGTCGCCGAGTGGAACGTCGTTTTTCACGCGGGGAAAAACACCTGGTACGGCAACGAATACATCGACGCGGCTCTGTCCGGCGATCTCCGTTTGGCGGGGCACCGCAAAGCTTGGCGCGCGTCGGGAAAAATTGAAACCGAGGAGGGGTCCATCCGTTATTTGGGGCAAAGTTTCAACGTCACACGCGGGGTTTTTGAAATGATCACCGACACCCGCCCGGGCGTGGGGTTCGGTCCTTCCATCCCCTACGTTTCCGGGCAGGCGGAAAAAACCGTGACGAGTCTCGACACCCGGGGGTTCGCGGTCAACGACACCGTGACCATGGTGGTGGACCGGGCGCCCCTGGGGGAGATTCAACCCCGGTTCGTTTCCCGCAACAATCCGGACATGAAGACCGAGCGGGTCGCCATGCGGGCCCTGGGGTTGTCCGGGGACCAACAAATCACTTCGGAAGAACGCGACCAGTTGTTGCGCGCGGGGTTGGTCCAATTGCTGGGGGCCAGCGCCTCCCCCCTGGCCCTTCGTTTGGCCAAGAATTTTGGAATTGATATGATTACCACGATTTACGAGCCTCCCGAAACGCTGGAAACCCCCGGCGGCGCCACCCCCTCGACCGCGGAGGACAAGACGGCGCGGACCGGTGAATTGGTGGATTATTTGCGGGGGGCCGGCGCGGCCGCGCGCATCCGGGTGACCGATCGTTTGTTCGGCGTCTACAAGGTCAAGTGGGACGAGGCGCAAAACCAATTTTTCTTTCGGGACGAAATCGAGCTGGTGTACCGCGTGATGGGCAGCTTGTACGCGCGCGCCGGCACGGAGTTGGATTCCGAACGGCTGTTGGGTCAACCCCCCGAACGGCGGGTGGCCTTGGAAAACCAGTGGCGGTTCGGTTTTCCGCGACGAAAAAAACAAACCTCCGAGGATAAAAAATGA